The Trichocoleus sp. FACHB-46 DNA window ATAAACCTAACTTCTAGTCCAACTCCCGTCGGCCTTCTAGTGCCCTTGCCAATGTCACCTCATCGGCATACTCCAAATCGCCCCCCATCGGCAAGCCAAAGGCAATTCGAGTCACTTTTGTAAACGGCTTTAATAGCTGGCCGACATACAGGGTGGTAGTTTCACCTTCAATACTAGGGCTAATGGCTAGAATGACCTCTTGAACTCTCTCTTGGCTGACTCGCCGGACCAATTGATGGATATAGAGTTGGTCGGGACCGATTCCATCCATTGGTGAAATTAAACCTCCTAACACGTGATATTTACCGCGATATTCTCGTGTTTTTTCAATTGCAATGACATCTCGTGAATCGGCAACAACGCAAAGTGTGGTGCGATCGCGATTCGCGGTGCGACAAATTTCACAAACAGGTTCAGCCGACAGGTGAAAACAGACAGAACACAGGCCAATTTGTTGCTTGGCTTCCATCAAAGCTTGAGCCAGCGCTTGAACCTCGGTTTCTGGACGTTTGAGAATATGTAAAGCGAGCCGTTGCGCGGTTTTAGGCCCCACACCTGGTAAGCGCTGTAATTGCTCAATTAAGCGAGCTAAGGGACGTGCGTAAACCGTGGGACTGCCTCCTAAATTCATCCAAGCTCAAATCATAACGGTTGAAGTTGCTCGACTCACAAAAATTCTGGCGATCGCTTGTGAGTGAAGCTTAGGGCGCAAAAGGCACTCACCCCGTCTAAGCCCCCTCTCGCACGTCACCTACTTCTATTTCTAGACTAATGAAAAAAGCGCCCTCTGTGTGGAGAGCGCTTTTTTAACGATTAAGGGAGTTTTGGCTCAAGGGGCAAGTCTCACCCTGCCAGTTGAGTTCGGATCAACCGTGGATTGCAGGTGCGCCTAGTGCTACAGGAGCAGCTTCGCCCGCAGCCAGGTCAAGGGGGAAGTTGTGAGCGTTGCGCTCGTGCATCACTTCCATTCCCAGGTTCGCGCGGTTCAGTACGTCGGCCCAGGTGCCAATCACTTGACCCTGGGAGTCAATGATCGACTGGTTGAAGTTGAACCCGTTCAGGTTGAACGCCATCGTGCTGATGCCCAAGGACGTGAACCAGATGCCAATCACAGGCCATGCACCCAAGAAGAAGTG harbors:
- the recR gene encoding recombination mediator RecR, which encodes MNLGGSPTVYARPLARLIEQLQRLPGVGPKTAQRLALHILKRPETEVQALAQALMEAKQQIGLCSVCFHLSAEPVCEICRTANRDRTTLCVVADSRDVIAIEKTREYRGKYHVLGGLISPMDGIGPDQLYIHQLVRRVSQERVQEVILAISPSIEGETTTLYVGQLLKPFTKVTRIAFGLPMGGDLEYADEVTLARALEGRRELD